The Cyanobacteria bacterium GSL.Bin1 genome window below encodes:
- a CDS encoding TIGR00303 family protein — MIPIYTQIQQGNRWLNQYRGKRPALACVLGFTETGLLPQISAAGATPDDRRYTAIADAECLVNGIQPHPKYPLPPLTVGASPTLISRAFVEALELSVYVFNAGLPKPPAVPHIDLGGIPAQCVSTGNALPQARVEALFAQGWHWGEVLAKTVKDSYLIIGECVVGGTTTALGLLTGLRIAAANKVNSSHPQCNHQQKWEIVQAGLGRTDWYFQQTPVDPFAVVAAVGDPMQAVVAGMALSASREVGVLLAGGTQMLAVYALMQRLLREGSRGDLEKVVVGTTRWVAQDLTGDTVGLAKTLQDVPLLATGLSFAASGYPQLTAYEDGYVKEGVAAGGCAIAAHLYLGWHQDRLLSTIEALVQQYAQISSSNSN, encoded by the coding sequence ATGATTCCAATTTATACTCAAATTCAGCAAGGTAATCGTTGGTTAAATCAATATCGGGGGAAACGTCCTGCCCTAGCCTGTGTTTTAGGTTTTACTGAAACCGGTTTATTGCCTCAAATTTCGGCAGCTGGGGCGACACCGGATGATCGCCGTTACACCGCGATCGCGGATGCAGAATGTTTAGTCAATGGCATTCAACCGCACCCGAAATATCCTTTACCGCCACTTACTGTAGGGGCATCTCCCACTCTCATTTCCCGCGCCTTTGTGGAAGCTTTAGAACTATCCGTTTACGTTTTTAATGCCGGCTTACCGAAACCGCCCGCCGTCCCCCATATCGATTTAGGTGGGATTCCTGCCCAATGTGTCTCTACTGGGAATGCTTTACCCCAAGCCAGAGTGGAAGCGTTATTTGCCCAAGGCTGGCATTGGGGAGAAGTGTTAGCAAAAACTGTGAAAGACAGTTATTTGATTATTGGTGAGTGTGTGGTAGGGGGAACCACAACAGCGTTAGGGTTACTCACTGGCTTGAGAATTGCTGCTGCCAATAAAGTGAATAGCAGTCATCCCCAATGCAATCATCAACAAAAATGGGAAATTGTCCAGGCGGGATTAGGACGAACGGATTGGTATTTTCAACAAACGCCAGTGGATCCCTTTGCTGTGGTAGCAGCGGTGGGAGATCCGATGCAAGCAGTGGTTGCTGGGATGGCCCTCTCGGCGAGTCGGGAAGTGGGCGTGTTACTCGCAGGGGGAACGCAAATGCTAGCCGTTTATGCCCTGATGCAACGGTTGCTAAGGGAAGGCAGTCGGGGCGATTTAGAAAAAGTCGTTGTGGGAACCACGCGCTGGGTCGCCCAAGATTTAACCGGGGATACCGTCGGTTTAGCAAAAACCTTGCAGGATGTTCCCTTATTAGCCACAGGTTTGAGTTTTGCTGCTTCGGGTTATCCCCAACTGACAGCGTATGAAGATGGTTATGTCAAAGAAGGGGTTGCTGCTGGCGGGTGCGCGATCGCGGCGCATCTCTATTTAGGTTGGCATCAAGATCGGTTACTGAGTACCATTGAAGCCCTAGTTCAACAATACGCGCAAATCAGCTCATCAAACTCAAATTAA
- a CDS encoding type II toxin-antitoxin system RelE/ParE family toxin → MSLYKIEFLKTAEKEFYRLPKQIQERMAKKLEDLKTDPYPSGVKALKNGQGRLRLRVGDYRIIYRVENDILVILRVLQQINHP, encoded by the coding sequence GTGTCCCTGTATAAAATAGAATTTTTGAAAACAGCAGAAAAAGAATTTTATCGGCTTCCAAAACAAATTCAAGAAAGGATGGCAAAAAAGCTAGAGGATTTAAAGACAGATCCTTATCCTTCTGGTGTTAAAGCCTTGAAGAATGGGCAAGGGCGGTTAAGACTTCGCGTTGGTGATTATCGAATTATCTATCGAGTGGAAAATGATATTCTTGTAATTCTTAGAGTGCTGCAACAAATAAACCATCCATAA